From Carya illinoinensis cultivar Pawnee chromosome 5, C.illinoinensisPawnee_v1, whole genome shotgun sequence, one genomic window encodes:
- the LOC122308742 gene encoding basic blue protein-like has protein sequence MLDRMAQTKIPFILGTTLVLCMFFCCRTTQQAETTYMVGDDRGWTFGVSDWPDGKSFKAGDILVFMYDRAKHDVVVVRDHDQHDYDSCTVPEVLAGWYQTGYDEIKLEQGITFFISSYPQNCASGMKLAINITA, from the exons ATGTTGGACAGAATGGCCCAAACAAAAATTCCTTTCATCCTTGGCACAACATTAGTGCTGTGCATGTTTTTTTGCTGCAGAACGACTCAGCAAGCAGAGACGACCTACATGGTCGGCGATGACAGAGGTTGGACCTTTGGCGTCAGTGACTGGCCTGATGGGAAGAGCTTCAAGGCCGGCGATATACTTG TGTTTATGTATGATCGGGCCAAACACGATGTGGTGGTTGTCCGAGATCATGATCAACATGATTATGATTCATGCACTGTCCCAGAGGTTCTCGCCGGATGGTATCAGACAGGATATGATGAGATCAAGCTTGAACAAGGAATAACATTTTTCATCAGCTCCTATCCTCAAAACTGTGCATCCGGAATGAAGCTGGCTATAAATATTACTGCTTGA